CGAAGAGGCGCAGaacattttgacgtcattgacagCCCAACCAGAAGATTCCGAGAAGGAGAATGAAACTGATAGTGAAGAGAATAGCCCGGAATTAATACCGAGCGAGAATACGGATCAGATTGCAAAGCAGCGTCAACTTGTGACGTATTTAAAAGTATCGTTTATCGgtatttttctctcgcttGAAAATCTTACCCTCGTTTCTAGGATACTCTTAATTTCATTCTGAACGTCGAAAAGGCGGTGCCGACCGTGAGTTTCTTGTTGAACTCCAAAACGGTCACCGACATTCTCGAAGCGATGAATTTCTTCATCACTTGCCACGAATTCGGCATAGAAGCGGCGAAAATTGGCGTTCGAAAAATGATCGTTCTCGTCTGGTCGAAAGAGACAGCCGTCAAGGAAGCGGTAGCAAACGCGTTCAAGAGACTCTATCTTACGAATAAAAGCCCAAGGTGAGTGCAATGTTTTCGTGGTGGGACGTTGACGAGAGTTGGTTTCTCTTAGTTCTGCTGCTCATCAGTTGATGTCTCTCACGGAGAACTTGACCGTTGGAGAAATGAAAGCGTTGGAGGAGCTCGTACGACttctcgtcgcgtcgaaagaTATTTCGCGAGACGTCGTGCAGCAGCTTTGGAAGACATTTGCATCGAGAGTGAGACAGATAGAATGCATTGCATTCACCTCTATTTATTTGTGTAATAGACCGAGTCCTctgtgcgacgacgaggagcgATTATTCTACTGGGAATGGCTGCGAGGTAATCAGAAAGGTATTATTTAACAGTGAGACTTTTTTTGAGTTGGTTTTGATAGTGCTGAGGCTGACGTTGTGAAGAGCAATTTGGACGTTGTCGTTTCCAGTGGCTTTGAGAAGGATTTGGAAATTGCCAAATATTCCTGCATAGCTCTGGAGAAAATCGCGTCACTGAAAAAGGTGGGTCTTCTTCCTTTACGCGATGCTAGTGGATCTCATGGTGTAATCCTAGACCGAATTGCCGTTGAGATTTCCGTCGAGACATTTTCTattcgaaaaattgacgCACGTTCTTCTGGAGAGCTTTGAGAATGAAAAAGCCAAAGATTGGGCGGCCTTCGGATGCCACGCAATCAAGACAATATACAAACTGTGCGAGCAACCGGATCAGTTGTGCGGCAATTTGCTAAAGGCGATGGTCAAGAAGATGATAGAATCGggcgaggaggagaacgagaacgacaaagaagtcgaagGGGAGAACACAGGTAAAAGAAgatcttttattttttattttattttttactgTATTTTAGTATCTGATGCGATAGACGTCGGCGAACCGCTGGCTCAGTCAACCCAaggtagaaaaagaaaaagattcggATTATGTTTTTAATCCTTTTACTAAGATCCTTCTTGTGATTGTGccactcctcctcctcctcctcctcttctttgctCGTCTTTGATTATGACTCGCTTCTTGGCAATCGCTGGTCAAATTGGCGTGTCCGagctcgttcacgtcgacaCGGCTATCGCTCGTGAAATCAAACGTCGAACTAGTGCGAGATTGTCTGTAAAGGAGAAAACGCCGTCTcggtcgacgacggcttcaAAGAGGAGATCGAGTCAAATGGTACGTATAGGAAGTAGATACTACTAAACAAGGAATTCGATTCTTTGCTAGGCGTCTATTGAGTCTGAGATGGGTATGGATCAAGCGGCTGTCGAAGATCAGGAGGCGGAAATGCTCAGGCAAATATGCGAATCGGAAATAGTGACAGGTAAAGAGAAACTTTAAAATATTTGAATgattattttcatttctaAAAGGTTCTGGACTATTGGGCGTTCTTCGTCCGTTCGTTATCTCGATTTGCGGCCAACCGAGTCGCTTTCCGGACCGTAGACTTCAAGCTGCCGCTGCAATGACACTGGGCAAGTTCATGTTGGTCAGGTAAgagaatctttgattttatttagaCTGGAGTCTACTATGGGGTCTGCCTTTTTTAGCTCGGAGTTTTGCGCGTCGCATCTCCAGCTGTTCTTCACGATTCTCCAAAAGTCGAGCGATCCGACGGTTCGAACCAATTCCATGATCGCTGTCAGCGACTTGGCCATTCGATTTCCGAATCTAATCGAACCGTGGACGCCTCATCTCTACTCGaggtgaaaagaaaaagaaaaaaagggaCTTCTCGCACTAAAAGAGTCGTCTTTAGACTGAAGGACGATTCGGTTCAAgtacgaaaaacgacgatgcTTGTACTATCCCGACTCATTCTCAACGACATGATAAAAGTCAAAGTAAGAAAGTAGAAAATCTTGAGCTATTCTCGCCATAAATTCATCTAGGGACAAATCAGCGAAATAGCCTTCTGtcttgaagacgaaaatcCAGCCATACGTAAATTAGCCAAGCTCTTTTTTCACGATTTATCGCAAAAGGCAATACTAACCTCTCGCTAATCACAGGGACCCTCCTTTATTGATTCATCTTTCTTCTAGGGAAACGCTCTCTATAACGTTCTTCCTGACATCATAAGTCACTTGTCTGACCCAGACCATCCAACCTCGCAATCCAAATATTCTTCCATCATGAAATACCTCATATCGTTCATACAAAAGGAGCGCCAATCGGAAACGCTGATTGAAAAGCTGTGTCATCGCTTCAAGACGACGCAGTATGGAGGagtattttttaattgatttattgaatttttttgtcgtgCTAGGACGGACCGTCAGGCGTGCGATTTGTCGCTTTGCTTGGCTCAGTTGTCGTTTAGCGAAAAGGGCTTGCGAAAGCTCCAAGAGAACATTCCCTGCTACCAGGAATACCTTCGCGTCGAGGAAGTCTATACGAATTTTATGTCGATGTTGAACAAAGCGAAGAAGTTTGCTAAACAAGATTCTAAGGTGGGTACAGTGATAAGGCTTTTGGTGAGTCTAACGTGAACGTTTAGGCACTCATTGACGAACTCGAGTCTCGAATGGACGAGATTCACGCCAAGGGAGTCGAGCAAGATGAAACGGCGCAGAAGGCCGCGCAGGCGtcaaaaaaagcgacgaaaagaaagaaaggtaAGATATCTGAGTTGAGGTACCAAGAGCTCGGTTTTACTTTTCACGGTGGGGGGAGAAGCTGATAGAAAGCCGAAAGACTTTTGTCCGGACGAcggagacgatgacgattttgAGCGAGGGCCGGTGAGAAGAAAGGCGCCAAAGCCGAGAAAAAATCGCAGGgttctaaaagaaatcgacgaggcTGACTTTTCCGACTTGGAATTATTTGAATTgagcgacgatgaagagaACGCGGAAAACTTACACCCCAAGGTACACTAGCGGAAGTTGTCTAAGTGTTCCCCATATTGTGTCCCTGAAtcgttttattttatttgtttgtGTGGCTCTGTTGAACGTTTTGACAGTAAAGTTGGCCTACTTAGCGATAGCGCGCGTCTTTCCTCTCACGATGTCTTCGAGTGCAGTTTTCAGCCCTGCAGGACAACCCGAGCTCATTCGAGCGAATCAGAAAGATCACCAGTACTTATACGTCTTTCGAAAACAGTTCATAACGGCAATCGAGTCCATATTCGGTGACTTAGCCATCGAAATCGCACTTCGGCACTCTACGATCGTTTTCCTGTAGGCAATTCGCCGTGGATTCGATGGACAGGCGAACTCAGCGTCCTATCAGACGCGCTCTATTTCggattgacgacgatatGCGGCTATCAGACGCTGGGAGAAGAATACTGCAACATCGTGCAAGTAGACCCATCGAAAGCCCAAATACCGTCAACATGGGTATAAGAAAGAAACCGCCTTTATCTCTCGATGCACTATCGACATTTTAGAGACGCGTTGCTATGGTTTCGCTTCAAATTTTAGTGCCGTACGTAGTAAAGAAAATCTTggacaaaacgacgtcagctgCTTCTTCATtggccgacgacgagcagcaGCAACGGGCTCTAGCCGTTGTAGCTGTCTCGAGGAAAATCATCCAAGTGCTACATCGTACCCATTTGGCTGTCTTCTATCTCAACGGCGTCTATTATCACATCTCTAAACGATTTACTGGTATTTCTTATGTGAGTTTATGTAGGGGATGTAGCAAAGGGGGTGTAGGTGATTGCGTCGTTTTGAAGGTTCTTGCCAGGCATAGTCTGGTTAGCGattctaattcgtttttggGCTACCGTTTGATTGGCGGGTTGGCTACGCTCCAACTGGGTCTAGCATTGGCTCAGTGGATGTATAAGGCTTGTATGGAATCAGTAGAAAAGCCGACGTCTACTAAGAGGTAACCTAGGTACCGACAGGGCGCTATTGACGATATAAGCAGCTATTTATTAAGAGACGATAATGCGACTGAGGACGTTCATTATTCGTTTGGGAAGTGTCCTCTGTGTCTGGGTCAGCGGAAGAGTCCtgcgtcgacgccgtgcgGTCACATATTCTGCTGGTTTTGCATCGTCGAATGGACCACAAGCAAGGTACAgaatatatgtatgtatgtacataCGCGCGGGCATACAATCGTACAATCATACATACGTAAGGGAACTACAATCGTATATACGCTAAAGGTTTCTTATATCGGCTTGAAGCTTAGCTCCCATTTGCCGTAAATGCAAACACTGGGCCCCCACAAAGTGCCTCAAGTCCTGTATGGGTCTTTCGAGCGCCGACGTTTCGCTCGGTTGCGACGGCAGCTGCGGCGATTGCAAAATGCTCGTTGACGATACGTCACGTGGTAGTTGAACttgctcgacggcgacggccgctgccgccgctgaCGCAATAGCTGCCCAGTCAGAATTCCGGCGACCATAACGCATCGCATGACCGTTGAATTTGGCGTActgcggcggcgtcgttAGCGTGCCGTCGCGCTTTGCTTTCgcacgacgattttgaaacCAAACCTTAAGCGAAAGAGAGGGAGGGGGGGAATAGGAAAAGATTTAGAGCAGGAAATACGTGGGCATGTTCCCTCCCTTCCTCTTTCGACATCGATTCGATTTTTACCTGTATCCGCCTCTCCGTTATGCCCATCTGATCgccaacgcgtcgtcgcgtttccaGTTTGGGATACTGGTCGACCGCGTAGAGGCGTTCGAGCTGTTTTAATTGAAATCGCGTAAACATGACGCGCGTTCGACGCTGGCGCGTCAAaccggcgatttcgtcgccgtcgagcgtcgaatcgacgtcgggaATATCGTAGAACAGGTTACCGGCGGCGTAGCAgtctgaaaaaagaagaaaaatcgatgaAGTGCGAAATAGATTATGATATTTATATGCGCGTGCGAGATAAGAAGGGGAGGATCGGTTTTTGCTCGCTTCGTAGAAGAACGCGTGGTGTTTCGGTGAATCCGCGTGGATCGAGCGATGCAACGTGCGCGCGATCGCGCTGCCGCGCCGACGACCCGAACCGCGAACGTTGCGCGTCCGTTCTCGCTTCCTCACCGCTGTCCGATGCCGCGTCCGAGTGCGTCGACATCGTGCGTAGTTCGGGCGAGTTTTTCGCGGTTCGATCTGATCTGTCGTTGAGACGTTGACCAAATGAGTTTCGGGGCTTTCGCTGCGTGAGTGGCCTATTATGACTTGTCTCCCCTCCTACGCACGCCCGTCATTCATTTCGGAGAGTCATGCAAAGTGCAATTATAGCTCGGGTTTGGGGTTTTGAGTGACGCGTCCTTGACTCGTGTATATATGTCCGTGCGGTCGCAGGAGGATGCATGAGGTAGTCTTCCGTTTCCACGATTGCATGTGTTAGAGGTGACTGGATGCGTCGAGCGCGGAAGCGACGCTGAGGAGTAATTATAATGGCAGTACATTCGATTAAAAATTATCGCGGGCACGTGCACTGATTGGCAAGCTTAACGATAATGGATAGCTGTTGATGCTGATGAGTTTGCGCGGAGCGATAGCTGCTCTCGCGCAATCGCGCAGCTTATCTATCCGTAGTATCCTAACCTAACTgaattttgttttgcagcCCGAATGCCCTGTGTGTCGCGAAACTGTGCAGCCGTC
This is a stretch of genomic DNA from Oscarella lobularis chromosome 16, ooOscLobu1.1, whole genome shotgun sequence. It encodes these proteins:
- the LOC136197022 gene encoding homeobox ARX homolog alr-1-like, translated to MSTHSDAASDSDCYAAGNLFYDIPDVDSTLDGDEIAGLTRQRRTRVMFTRFQLKQLERLYAVDQYPKLETRRRVGDQMGITERRIQVWFQNRRAKAKRDGTLTTPPQYAKFNGHAMRYGRRNSDWAAIASAAAAAVAVEQVQLPRDVSSTSILQSPQLPSQPSETSALERPIQDLRHFVGAQCLHLRQMGAKLQADIRNL
- the LOC136197020 gene encoding peroxisome biogenesis factor 10-like; this encodes MSSSAVFSPAGQPELIRANQKDHQYLYVFRKQFITAIESIFGNSPWIRWTGELSVLSDALYFGLTTICGYQTLGEEYCNIVQVDPSKAQIPSTWRRVAMVSLQILVPYVVKKILDKTTSAASSLADDEQQQRALAVVAVSRKIIQVLHRTHLAVFYLNGVYYHISKRFTGISYVLARHSLVSDSNSFLGYRLIGGLATLQLGLALAQWMYKACMESVEKPTSTKRDDNATEDVHYSFGKCPLCLGQRKSPASTPCGHIFCWFCIVEWTTSKPECPVCRETVQPSRVVCLQNYIPSS
- the LOC136197025 gene encoding condensin complex subunit 1-like, yielding MSQDFVIPVSRDDLLVESRSAYYVRRMHLPSAIAARLEEANEALSSAGYLSITAHFDTLFSALSHFAELDQPTKRKAWKTTIKWLESLCSSLGAMLDQGDMSYQEKKRHCTAIKMLCYLTTQFIETFMKPASMTIATQKKRGRKTTTNGGNAASWDEARDRGLHCIEQMLEMDLKRLWDPPILEENFVTCVTSCCYKLLENSETVRKRGAKEHIFHILGIAISKCNHCMGATLKIIQLLQDFEHLCIPLAEAVEYFGRQLEAKTIVVELIREIGSLDPQDMSRDTSGTRALATFVAEIGERLPDIVLSIISSLLPHLDGENYSLRNSVLVTIGAIVAQVLSEPSVDDVAKATRDEFLDKLMEHIYDVNAFVRSKCLQVWLNLFKKQAIPLATQQCLVPKIVDRLQDKSSNVRKYSIQFLTTFLCGNPFAHKLSYEQVKKDLEEAQNILTSLTAQPEDSEKENETDSEENSPELIPSENTDQIAKQRQLVTYLKDTLNFILNVEKAVPTVSFLLNSKTVTDILEAMNFFITCHEFGIEAAKIGVRKMIVLVWSKETAVKEAVANAFKRLYLTNKSPSSAAHQLMSLTENLTVGEMKALEELVRLLVASKDISRDVVQQLWKTFASRTESSVRRRGAIILLGMAASAEADVVKSNLDVVVSSGFEKDLEIAKYSCIALEKIASLKKTELPLRFPSRHFLFEKLTHVLLESFENEKAKDWAAFGCHAIKTIYKLCEQPDQLCGNLLKAMVKKMIESGEEENENDKEVEGENTVSDAIDVGEPLAQSTQDPSCDCATPPPPPPLLCSSLIMTRFLAIAGQIGVSELVHVDTAIAREIKRRTSARLSVKEKTPSRSTTASKRRSSQMASIESEMGMDQAAVEDQEAEMLRQICESEIVTGSGLLGVLRPFVISICGQPSRFPDRRLQAAAAMTLGKFMLVSSEFCASHLQLFFTILQKSSDPTVRTNSMIAVSDLAIRFPNLIEPWTPHLYSRLKDDSVQVRKTTMLVLSRLILNDMIKVKGQISEIAFCLEDENPAIRKLAKLFFHDLSQKGNALYNVLPDIISHLSDPDHPTSQSKYSSIMKYLISFIQKERQSETLIEKLCHRFKTTQTDRQACDLSLCLAQLSFSEKGLRKLQENIPCYQEYLRVEEVYTNFMSMLNKAKKFAKQDSKALIDELESRMDEIHAKGVEQDETAQKAAQASKKATKRKKADRKPKDFCPDDGDDDDFERGPVRRKAPKPRKNRRVLKEIDEADFSDLELFELSDDEENAENLHPKVH